A single window of Paracoccus albus DNA harbors:
- a CDS encoding NADPH-dependent FMN reductase, producing the protein MAKTKIGVIISTTRDVRFADKPAKWLMDNVQKRDDMEFELLDLRDFDLPFFDEKASNLWVPSEDPKVVAWQKKLAEFDGYIILTAEYNHSIPGVLKNALDQAYKEWNHKPVAAMGYGGVGAARAIEHLRGIAVELKMVPVRDAVHLGGGEFLKVSPLGENGEMSEVDEVLQPSLEAMLDELAWWAEATKAARAS; encoded by the coding sequence ATGGCTAAGACCAAGATTGGCGTCATCATCAGCACCACACGCGACGTCCGCTTTGCTGACAAACCGGCAAAATGGCTGATGGACAACGTCCAGAAGCGCGATGACATGGAGTTCGAACTTCTGGACCTGCGCGATTTCGATCTGCCGTTCTTCGATGAGAAGGCATCGAATCTGTGGGTGCCCAGCGAAGACCCCAAGGTGGTTGCATGGCAGAAGAAGCTGGCGGAATTTGACGGCTATATCATTCTGACTGCCGAATATAACCACTCGATCCCCGGTGTGCTGAAGAATGCCCTGGATCAGGCCTATAAGGAATGGAACCACAAGCCCGTCGCGGCAATGGGCTATGGCGGTGTCGGTGCTGCACGCGCCATCGAACATCTGCGCGGTATCGCCGTCGAGTTGAAGATGGTTCCCGTCCGCGACGCCGTTCATCTTGGCGGCGGAGAGTTTCTGAAGGTCAGCCCGCTTGGCGAAAACGGCGAGATGTCCGAAGTTGATGAGGTTCTGCAGCCTTCGCTGGAAGCCATGCTGGACGAACTGGCATGGTGGGCAGAGGCGACGAAAGCCGCCCGCGCGTCGTGA
- a CDS encoding MarR family winged helix-turn-helix transcriptional regulator: MTFSKRNSAGYLANHMARIFERGLAARIKPLGLSTGTFPALLELWEEDGLSQKQLVERLDIEQATMANTLSRMERDGLIRRKTDETDRRVQRVWLTQAARDKRGAAIAAANETNDSAMAGLTAAEQDQFRDLMRKLIDTYRAAPSDEGDTD; the protein is encoded by the coding sequence ATGACATTCAGTAAAAGAAACTCCGCTGGCTACCTCGCCAACCATATGGCCCGCATTTTCGAGCGTGGTCTTGCCGCGCGCATCAAGCCGCTGGGCCTGTCGACCGGCACGTTCCCCGCGCTTCTCGAATTATGGGAAGAAGATGGGCTGTCGCAGAAACAGCTGGTCGAGCGGCTGGATATTGAGCAGGCGACGATGGCGAATACCCTTTCCCGGATGGAGCGGGACGGGCTGATCCGCCGCAAAACCGATGAAACCGATCGCAGGGTTCAGCGGGTCTGGCTGACGCAGGCGGCGCGGGACAAACGCGGCGCGGCAATCGCAGCTGCGAACGAAACCAATGACAGCGCAATGGCGGGGCTGACCGCTGCAGAACAGGATCAGTTCCGGGACCTGATGCGCAAGCTGATCGACACCTACCGGGCGGCGCCATCGGATGAGGGTGACACAGATTGA
- a CDS encoding L-serine ammonia-lyase: MFLSVLDMFKIGVGPSSSHTMGPMIAANRFATEHLDTLSEGSLVEVVLWGSLAFTGKGHATDRAVILGLAGIRPETLDPQQAEQVMTCVRDRRMLPLEGGASLDFDADTAIRFAYGERLEAHSNALTFRLKNGQEVVAEETFYSIGGGFVLTEEELSAARDAPGPEDQNVPFPFGSAEGMLRMAADSGLSISEMKRRNELACRSEADLKEALGRVVGTMFACIERGLETRQRELPGGLGLERRAPSLAQDMPGRNLMPHSAFEKVAAYAIAVNEENAAGGRIVTAPTNGAAGIVPAVMRYAREVLDLPEDDPALHRYLLTAAAIGGIIKANASISGAECGCQAEVGSASAMAAAGLAELLGGTPAQVENAAEIALEHHLGMTCDPVLGLVQVPCIERNALGSVKAITAAALALRGTGEHFMPLDACIETMRQTGEDMLEKYKETSLGGLAVNSPNC; this comes from the coding sequence TTGTTTCTGTCGGTACTGGATATGTTCAAGATCGGAGTGGGGCCGTCGTCGTCACACACGATGGGGCCGATGATCGCGGCGAACCGCTTCGCTACTGAACATCTGGACACCCTGTCCGAAGGCAGTTTGGTCGAGGTTGTGCTGTGGGGATCTCTGGCCTTTACCGGCAAGGGACATGCCACCGACCGGGCGGTGATCCTTGGGCTTGCGGGCATCAGGCCGGAAACGCTTGACCCGCAGCAGGCAGAGCAGGTCATGACCTGCGTCCGCGACCGGCGGATGCTTCCGCTTGAAGGTGGCGCATCACTGGATTTCGACGCCGATACCGCGATCCGCTTCGCCTATGGCGAACGTCTGGAAGCTCATAGCAACGCGCTGACCTTCCGGCTCAAAAACGGACAAGAGGTGGTGGCCGAGGAAACCTTCTATTCGATCGGGGGCGGCTTTGTGCTGACAGAGGAGGAGCTGAGCGCTGCACGTGATGCGCCCGGTCCCGAAGATCAGAATGTGCCTTTTCCCTTTGGCAGTGCAGAAGGGATGCTTCGCATGGCGGCAGATTCGGGGCTGTCCATCAGCGAAATGAAGCGCCGAAATGAACTTGCATGCCGGTCAGAGGCCGATCTGAAAGAAGCGCTTGGGCGGGTTGTCGGCACCATGTTCGCCTGCATAGAGCGGGGCCTGGAAACCCGGCAGCGCGAGCTTCCCGGCGGGCTTGGCCTGGAACGTCGGGCACCCAGCCTTGCCCAAGACATGCCGGGGCGGAACCTTATGCCGCATAGCGCCTTCGAAAAGGTCGCGGCTTATGCGATTGCCGTGAATGAGGAGAATGCCGCCGGTGGTCGTATCGTGACGGCGCCGACGAATGGGGCGGCGGGTATCGTCCCGGCCGTGATGCGATATGCGAGAGAGGTTCTGGACCTGCCCGAGGATGATCCGGCATTGCATCGCTATCTGCTGACGGCTGCCGCGATTGGCGGGATCATCAAGGCGAATGCCTCGATCTCTGGCGCGGAATGCGGCTGTCAGGCAGAGGTGGGGTCTGCGTCTGCGATGGCTGCCGCGGGGCTTGCGGAGCTTCTGGGTGGGACGCCCGCACAGGTCGAAAACGCCGCCGAGATTGCGCTTGAGCATCATCTGGGGATGACCTGCGACCCTGTTCTGGGATTGGTGCAGGTGCCTTGTATCGAACGCAACGCCCTTGGCTCGGTCAAGGCGATCACGGCCGCAGCCCTTGCCCTGCGCGGTACTGGAGAGCATTTCATGCCGCTGGACGCCTGTATCGAAACGATGCGTCAGACAGGCGAAGATATGCTGGAAAAGTACAAGGAAACCTCGCTTGGCGGGTTGGCGGTGAACTCTCCAAATTGCTGA
- a CDS encoding TonB-dependent receptor codes for MLRKTMLPLAGVSTLALMTATAWGQEPIVLDTLTLVAAGEENIETTGGAVVTAEDVEELQPDNVSELFARESAVTVSGGAGPSKRVYVFGIEQSKLAVSVDGVPQGPQSWHHTGSNVIDPAFIRSVEVEAGAAAADAGFAAAAGAVRYETVGARDLLEDGKNIGGRASLSYGDNGRGFAGSLAGYGVYGGFDYFVMLHGQNGENYTAGNGREMPGTEPAAQGVLVKLGYEVGGSRFELAYDRSRDDADRVIKMNMDLNRDTEVFPLEVDSETLRLSWTATSPTDTWDPSAELYIGSTNYWRPNYIVGDLIDPVDGSSRPNGDMELDRDSFGGVLKNTFTLAQGTITAGVDFADNDYMVYNYGDHSGAPGPEWNFTTFQVGTFVQGRFDFGNGFDLSTGMRYDHHRLTDWNNDRFESSGASANATLSYRFNDMFEVFAGASHTWMGFDIGEYGLLHARDAAFITDPDLEPATAKNYKIGLNASGANWRGGLTFFDTRLDGLGDYDVGAGMLTNAEEGRSKGFTLNASYDWSNGRVGATYTKADVTSDGDFALPTGGSLMPVGDMATLYVDQELPQYDLKLGATLEWAGELSDDAMEAASFDKHDSYSIVNAYAEWTPPQANGAKLRLGVDNLFDETYYERSSYVKRVAGSRDIQPAYGPGRTITLSVSKSF; via the coding sequence ATGTTGCGCAAAACCATGCTTCCGCTGGCCGGGGTTTCGACCCTTGCCCTGATGACCGCCACTGCCTGGGGACAGGAACCAATCGTTCTTGATACACTCACCCTGGTCGCGGCTGGCGAGGAGAATATCGAGACCACCGGCGGCGCTGTCGTCACCGCCGAGGATGTCGAAGAGCTTCAACCGGACAACGTGTCCGAACTGTTCGCGCGTGAATCGGCTGTTACCGTCTCTGGCGGCGCGGGACCGTCGAAGCGCGTCTATGTCTTCGGGATCGAACAGTCGAAACTGGCGGTCAGCGTGGACGGCGTGCCGCAAGGCCCGCAAAGCTGGCACCATACCGGATCAAATGTGATCGACCCGGCCTTTATCCGTTCGGTCGAAGTCGAGGCGGGCGCGGCCGCAGCCGATGCCGGATTTGCAGCGGCGGCAGGTGCTGTGCGCTATGAAACTGTTGGTGCGCGTGATCTGCTGGAAGATGGCAAGAACATCGGTGGCCGTGCCTCTCTGTCATATGGCGACAACGGTCGCGGGTTTGCTGGCAGCCTTGCCGGCTATGGCGTCTATGGCGGCTTCGATTACTTTGTCATGCTACACGGCCAGAACGGTGAAAATTACACCGCCGGCAATGGCCGCGAGATGCCCGGCACGGAACCCGCAGCGCAAGGCGTTCTGGTGAAGCTGGGTTACGAGGTCGGCGGAAGCCGGTTCGAGCTTGCCTATGACCGGTCGCGCGACGATGCCGACCGGGTCATCAAGATGAACATGGACCTCAACCGCGACACAGAGGTTTTCCCGCTTGAGGTCGACAGCGAGACTTTGCGCCTGTCATGGACCGCGACATCGCCCACCGATACATGGGACCCGAGCGCAGAACTTTATATCGGTTCAACCAATTACTGGCGCCCCAACTATATCGTCGGCGACCTGATTGATCCCGTCGATGGAAGCTCTCGACCGAATGGCGATATGGAACTGGATCGCGATTCCTTCGGCGGTGTTCTGAAGAATACCTTTACCTTGGCGCAGGGCACGATCACCGCTGGCGTCGATTTCGCCGATAATGACTACATGGTCTACAATTACGGCGACCACTCCGGCGCGCCGGGGCCGGAATGGAACTTTACCACCTTTCAGGTTGGCACCTTCGTTCAGGGTCGTTTCGACTTTGGCAACGGCTTCGACCTGTCGACCGGTATGCGCTATGACCATCATCGCCTGACAGACTGGAACAACGACCGCTTCGAAAGCTCTGGCGCAAGTGCCAACGCGACCCTGTCCTATCGTTTCAACGATATGTTCGAAGTCTTTGCGGGCGCGTCGCATACATGGATGGGCTTTGACATCGGCGAGTACGGGCTGCTTCATGCCCGCGATGCCGCTTTCATCACCGATCCGGATCTCGAACCGGCGACCGCAAAGAACTACAAGATCGGCCTGAATGCGAGCGGTGCGAACTGGCGTGGTGGCTTGACCTTCTTTGATACCCGTCTGGACGGTCTGGGTGATTACGATGTCGGCGCGGGTATGCTGACCAACGCCGAGGAAGGCCGCAGCAAGGGGTTCACCCTTAACGCCAGCTATGACTGGTCAAACGGGCGCGTTGGCGCGACCTACACGAAGGCCGATGTGACTTCTGACGGCGATTTCGCGTTGCCCACGGGCGGCTCTCTGATGCCGGTCGGGGATATGGCGACGCTCTATGTCGATCAGGAACTTCCGCAATATGACCTGAAACTGGGCGCGACGCTGGAATGGGCGGGCGAATTGTCAGACGACGCGATGGAGGCTGCAAGCTTCGACAAACACGACAGCTACAGCATCGTGAACGCCTATGCCGAATGGACACCACCGCAGGCGAACGGAGCCAAGCTGCGCCTTGGTGTCGATAACCTGTTCGACGAAACCTATTACGAGCGGTCAAGCTATGTGAAACGCGTGGCTGGCAGCCGTGATATCCAGCCGGCTTACGGCCCGGGTCGGACCATTACGCTGAGTGTTTCGAAATCGTTCTGA
- a CDS encoding alpha-amylase family glycosyl hydrolase: MNDWWRGSVTYQVYPRSFQDSNGDGIGDLKGITERLRYIASLGVDAVWLSPIFTSPMADMGYDVSDYTDIDPLFGTLEDFDRFVAKAHEFGLKVVIDQVLSHSSDQHPFFVESRKDRENPKADWYVWADAQSDGTPPNNWSSVFGGSAWEWDGHRKQYYLHNFLSSQPDFNFHNKEVQDWLLDTMRFWLDRGVDGFRLDTVNFYFHDAKLRKNPARKGEPQVNPYEMQLHKFSKTRPENLDFLARMRELTDEYGASMVGEVGDSTRAVEIMAEYTSGDKHLHQAYSFDMLGPEFTPKHFRQKIETFFKKAPDGWPTWAFSNHDVIRHLTRWEEHGADQDSLAKLAAAMLLSFPGSVCLYQGEELGQTETELEFAELTDPPGIRFWPDYKGRDGCRTPMVWDANGNTSGGFSEGRPWLPVKPPQLARNVAAQEAQSDSVLHFYRHMLEFRAERVELHGRGPAHFYNRPNPVLMFQREGLICAFNLGTEAVDTNLPPEGQGGILVGPSQTAELNGRELKLGPNGFAFVDVA; encoded by the coding sequence GTGAATGACTGGTGGCGTGGCTCTGTGACATATCAGGTCTATCCGAGATCCTTTCAGGACAGCAATGGTGACGGGATAGGTGATCTGAAGGGTATCACCGAACGGCTGCGCTATATTGCCAGCCTCGGTGTCGATGCCGTGTGGCTGTCGCCGATCTTCACCTCTCCGATGGCCGATATGGGCTATGACGTGTCCGACTATACCGACATTGATCCTCTGTTCGGGACATTGGAGGATTTTGACAGGTTCGTGGCGAAAGCGCATGAATTCGGGCTGAAAGTTGTCATTGATCAGGTGCTCAGCCATTCCTCTGACCAGCATCCTTTCTTTGTTGAAAGCCGGAAGGATCGCGAAAATCCGAAAGCCGACTGGTACGTCTGGGCCGATGCGCAATCAGACGGCACGCCGCCCAATAACTGGTCATCGGTCTTTGGTGGCTCTGCCTGGGAATGGGACGGGCACCGCAAGCAGTATTATCTGCACAACTTCCTGAGCTCGCAGCCGGATTTCAACTTTCACAACAAAGAGGTTCAGGACTGGCTGCTGGACACCATGCGGTTCTGGCTGGATCGGGGCGTGGATGGATTCCGTCTGGATACGGTGAACTTCTATTTCCACGACGCGAAGCTGCGCAAGAACCCGGCCCGCAAGGGGGAGCCGCAGGTCAATCCCTACGAAATGCAGCTTCACAAGTTTTCCAAGACTCGGCCGGAGAACCTCGATTTCCTCGCCCGGATGCGAGAGCTGACGGATGAATACGGCGCCTCGATGGTGGGTGAGGTCGGCGATTCGACCCGCGCAGTCGAGATCATGGCCGAATATACATCGGGCGATAAGCATCTGCATCAGGCCTACAGCTTCGACATGCTCGGCCCGGAATTCACGCCGAAGCATTTCCGCCAGAAGATCGAAACCTTCTTCAAGAAAGCACCCGATGGCTGGCCGACATGGGCTTTTTCGAACCACGATGTCATTCGCCATCTGACGCGGTGGGAAGAACATGGCGCCGATCAGGACAGTCTTGCAAAGCTGGCGGCAGCGATGCTGCTTTCCTTCCCCGGTTCCGTTTGCCTCTATCAGGGCGAAGAATTGGGTCAGACGGAAACCGAGCTGGAGTTTGCCGAACTGACGGACCCGCCGGGGATACGTTTCTGGCCGGATTACAAGGGCAGGGATGGTTGCCGAACGCCGATGGTCTGGGACGCTAACGGCAACACCTCGGGCGGGTTTTCCGAAGGTAGACCGTGGTTGCCCGTCAAGCCGCCCCAACTGGCCCGCAATGTCGCGGCACAAGAGGCGCAGAGCGATTCCGTGCTGCACTTTTACCGGCATATGCTGGAATTCCGGGCGGAACGGGTTGAACTGCATGGACGTGGTCCGGCCCATTTCTACAACCGGCCGAACCCCGTGTTGATGTTCCAGCGTGAAGGGCTGATCTGTGCCTTCAACCTTGGAACAGAGGCGGTGGATACGAACCTTCCGCCGGAAGGTCAGGGCGGAATTCTTGTCGGCCCGTCGCAAACGGCGGAGTTAAACGGGCGTGAACTTAAACTCGGTCCGAACGGATTTGCATTTGTGGATGTCGCCTGA